Proteins found in one Candidatus Zixiibacteriota bacterium genomic segment:
- the rpsD gene encoding 30S ribosomal protein S4 encodes MARYRDANCKLCRREGMKLFLKGSRCYSDKCAFDRRGYAPGQHGQKGRRKGSEYGLQLREKQKVRRIYGVLENQFRNYFKKAAKKKGITGEILLQMLECRLDNLVYRFGFAPSRKAARQLVRHCHITVDGRKVNIPSFGVKTGSVVSVREKSRNLDVVHQALKDAGRGVDLDWIQLDKVKMEGKLLEIPTRTQIPVLVQEQMIVELYSK; translated from the coding sequence ATGGCTAGGTATCGTGACGCAAATTGTAAGCTTTGCCGACGAGAGGGTATGAAATTATTCCTGAAGGGAAGCCGCTGCTATTCTGACAAATGCGCTTTCGACCGCCGCGGTTATGCCCCTGGTCAGCATGGCCAAAAAGGCCGCCGTAAAGGTTCCGAATACGGCCTTCAGCTTCGCGAAAAACAAAAAGTGCGTCGTATTTATGGCGTTTTAGAAAATCAATTTCGCAATTATTTTAAAAAAGCTGCCAAGAAAAAAGGCATTACCGGTGAAATACTTTTGCAAATGCTGGAATGCCGCCTGGATAACCTTGTTTACAGGTTTGGTTTTGCCCCCTCGCGAAAAGCTGCTCGTCAGCTTGTAAGGCATTGTCATATCACGGTCGATGGTAGAAAGGTTAACATCCCATCTTTTGGAGTTAAAACTGGCAGCGTTGTAAGTGTTCGAGAAAAAAGCCGCAATCTTGATGTTGTTCACCAAGCATTAAAAGATGCAGGCCGAGGAGTTGACCTTGATTGGATTCAATTGGATAAGGTTAAGATGGAAGGCAAATTGCTCGAAATCCCCACTCGAACACAAATCCCTGTTTTAGTGCAGGAACAAATGATTGTAGAGTTATATTCAAAGTAG
- the rplQ gene encoding 50S ribosomal protein L17 encodes MRHRRSVRKLGVKTAHRKAMMSNMASSLIEHGQIQTTVARAKVLVPVVSRLITFAKRGDVHARRMAAITIKNRNILKKLFNDIAPEFENKNGGYARVIRNGFRKGDGASMAVVELLIEKKGETKETKKGKADKDKEK; translated from the coding sequence ATGCGTCATAGAAGATCGGTTCGTAAACTGGGAGTTAAAACCGCGCACCGCAAGGCTATGATGTCGAACATGGCATCATCCTTAATAGAGCATGGACAGATTCAAACTACTGTTGCTCGCGCTAAAGTGCTGGTGCCGGTTGTTTCACGTTTGATTACATTTGCCAAAAGAGGCGATGTCCATGCCCGCCGCATGGCTGCCATTACTATTAAAAATAGAAACATCCTCAAGAAGCTGTTTAACGATATTGCTCCTGAATTTGAAAATAAAAACGGCGGTTATGCCAGAGTCATCAGAAATGGATTCAGAAAAGGTGATGGCGCCTCGATGGCTGTTGTTGAACTTCTTATCGAGAAAAAAGGCGAAACAAAAGAAACGAAAAAAGGCAAAGCAGATAAAGATAAAGAAAAGTAA
- the map gene encoding type I methionyl aminopeptidase, protein MIIYKSANEIKKIRASGSIVAQTIKLLFENIKPGITTAELDKMAEDFIRSKKAVPSFKGYNGFPASICASIDDEVVHGIPGSRVLEEGQVIGIDVGAYKDGYHGDSAWTITVGKVSDEAKKQIKVGEECLWRGIEQARVGNQLGDIGHAIQAHAEKNGYSVVRDLVGHGVGRKLHEDPQVPHYGKQHTGLTLRSGLVIAIEPMINDGVYQVKLLNDNWTIVTADGKRSVHFEHTIAVSENGPVILTE, encoded by the coding sequence ATGATAATTTATAAATCGGCCAACGAAATAAAAAAAATAAGAGCGTCTGGCTCAATAGTGGCGCAAACGATAAAATTGCTCTTTGAAAATATTAAACCTGGTATCACCACCGCCGAATTGGATAAAATGGCCGAAGATTTTATTCGTTCTAAGAAGGCTGTACCTTCATTTAAGGGCTACAATGGATTCCCAGCCAGTATCTGTGCATCAATCGATGATGAGGTTGTGCATGGAATTCCGGGCTCGAGAGTTTTAGAGGAAGGTCAGGTTATCGGTATTGATGTTGGAGCTTACAAAGATGGATATCATGGCGATTCCGCTTGGACTATTACTGTCGGCAAAGTAAGCGATGAAGCGAAAAAACAAATCAAAGTGGGCGAAGAGTGTCTTTGGCGGGGAATTGAACAAGCGCGTGTCGGCAATCAGCTCGGAGATATCGGACATGCTATTCAAGCTCATGCCGAAAAGAACGGTTATTCGGTTGTGCGGGATCTGGTTGGTCATGGTGTCGGTAGAAAGCTGCATGAAGACCCCCAGGTGCCTCATTATGGAAAACAACACACCGGACTTACTTTGAGATCCGGTTTGGTTATTGCAATAGAGCCTATGATAAATGATGGCGTATATCAGGTAAAATTACTTAATGATAATTGGACTATTGTTACTGCTGATGGCAAACGCTCAGTCCATTTTGAACATACAATTGCCGTAAGTGAAAACGGTCCTGTTATTTTAACGGAATAA
- the rpmJ gene encoding 50S ribosomal protein L36, with the protein MKVRSSVKVRCEKCKIIRRKGVVRVICSNPKHKQRQG; encoded by the coding sequence GTGAAAGTACGATCATCTGTTAAAGTTCGCTGCGAAAAATGTAAAATAATCAGGCGCAAAGGCGTGGTTAGGGTTATTTGCTCTAACCCCAAACATAAACAGCGTCAAGGCTAA
- the rpsK gene encoding 30S ribosomal protein S11, with translation MAEPSKKRKTKKKAKKVDANGVVHIKASFNNTIITIADTKGNVIAWATAGKAGFKGSKKSTPFAAQVAAQATAKEAMDMGLRKVEVWVKGPGSGREATIRSIQAAGLEITAIKDVTPIPHNGCRPSKKRRV, from the coding sequence TTGGCAGAACCTTCTAAGAAAAGAAAAACTAAAAAGAAAGCAAAAAAAGTTGATGCTAATGGCGTTGTCCATATAAAGGCTTCTTTTAATAATACCATTATTACTATTGCTGATACTAAAGGTAATGTGATTGCATGGGCGACTGCGGGAAAAGCTGGTTTTAAGGGTTCTAAAAAATCTACTCCTTTTGCCGCGCAGGTTGCCGCGCAGGCTACTGCAAAGGAAGCTATGGATATGGGCTTAAGGAAAGTTGAAGTATGGGTTAAGGGACCAGGTTCCGGCAGAGAAGCTACCATACGGTCAATCCAGGCTGCCGGACTCGAAATAACCGCAATAAAAGATGTGACCCCTATCCCGCATAATGGATGTCGTCCTTCTAAAAAGAGAAGGGTTTAA
- the rpsM gene encoding 30S ribosomal protein S13 — translation MARIAGVDLPRSKRIEVALTYIYGIGHTTAKKIIKISKVDPDIRVNKLTDEQIASLRNVIEQNHKVEGALRTEYNMNIKRLIDIGSYRGLRHRRGLPVRGQRTKTNARTRKGRKKTIGRKKKS, via the coding sequence TTGGCTCGTATAGCCGGAGTTGATTTGCCGCGCAGCAAAAGAATCGAAGTTGCGTTAACATATATTTATGGTATTGGGCATACTACCGCTAAGAAGATTATTAAAATCAGTAAAGTTGACCCCGATATACGGGTGAATAAACTTACCGATGAACAAATTGCCAGCCTGAGAAATGTTATCGAACAGAACCATAAAGTCGAAGGCGCTCTAAGAACAGAATACAACATGAATATCAAGCGCCTTATCGATATTGGATCTTATCGCGGTCTCAGGCATCGACGCGGTTTACCGGTTCGCGGACAGCGCACCAAAACAAATGCCCGAACCCGTAAAGGTCGCAAGAAAACCATAGGAAGAAAGAAAAAATCTTAA
- the infA gene encoding translation initiation factor IF-1 → MAKEDVIEVEGRVIEPLPNAMFRVELDNGHQVLAHISGKMRMHFIKILPGDKVTLELSPYDLNRGRITYRHK, encoded by the coding sequence ATGGCTAAGGAAGATGTAATAGAGGTTGAAGGCAGAGTTATTGAACCTTTACCCAACGCTATGTTTCGCGTTGAACTTGATAATGGACATCAAGTATTAGCGCATATTTCGGGTAAAATGAGGATGCACTTTATCAAAATCCTCCCCGGTGATAAAGTTACTCTCGAACTATCACCCTATGATCTGAACCGAGGTCGGATAACATATAGACATAAATAG
- the prfB gene encoding peptide chain release factor 2 translates to MFDIDTLKDEVAKLDKQTQVDGFWNDNLKAQAILKESSRKKNIIELWTKLHSEVSDLKELSELANSDNDETSLQDIAIQAESLVKQIDSFEFKSILSGEDDDKNAILTIHPGAGGTESQDWAQMLLRMYLRYAEQKGFQTETLDYIDGEEAGIKSATVEVRGDHAYGYLKAESGVHRLVRLSPFDFNNRRHTSFASVFVIPEIEDNVSVEINDEDLRIDTYRASGAGGQHVNKTSSAVRITHLPTKIVVQCQTQRSQHKNKESAMKILKSRLYQHYLELEQAKLAKKEPDKKKIEWGSQIRSYVFHPYNMVKDHRTNIETSNIQMVMDGGLDVFISGYLSHRGSKKGAGKISR, encoded by the coding sequence ATCTTTGACATCGATACCCTTAAAGATGAGGTTGCCAAGCTTGATAAGCAAACTCAAGTCGATGGTTTCTGGAATGATAATCTGAAAGCTCAGGCAATCCTTAAAGAATCTTCCCGCAAAAAAAACATAATCGAATTATGGACAAAACTCCATAGCGAGGTCTCCGACCTTAAAGAGCTTTCAGAGTTGGCTAATTCCGATAACGACGAAACATCCCTTCAGGATATTGCCATTCAGGCGGAATCTTTAGTCAAACAGATAGATAGTTTCGAGTTTAAATCTATTCTCTCCGGCGAGGATGATGACAAAAATGCCATACTAACTATCCACCCCGGAGCCGGCGGAACCGAGTCTCAGGATTGGGCGCAGATGCTTTTACGGATGTACCTTCGCTATGCAGAGCAGAAAGGTTTCCAGACTGAGACCTTGGATTATATCGACGGCGAGGAAGCCGGTATAAAGTCAGCAACCGTAGAGGTAAGAGGCGACCATGCCTACGGATATTTGAAAGCCGAATCGGGAGTTCACAGGTTAGTGCGGCTGTCGCCGTTTGATTTTAATAATCGCCGTCATACTTCGTTTGCCTCGGTTTTTGTCATCCCCGAGATAGAAGACAACGTAAGCGTTGAAATTAATGACGAGGACTTGCGGATTGACACCTATCGAGCCTCGGGCGCTGGCGGTCAGCATGTCAATAAAACCTCATCGGCGGTAAGGATTACGCATTTGCCCACAAAAATCGTTGTCCAATGCCAGACTCAGCGTTCCCAGCATAAGAATAAAGAATCGGCAATGAAGATTTTAAAATCGCGCCTTTATCAGCATTATCTTGAATTGGAACAAGCAAAATTGGCTAAAAAGGAACCTGATAAAAAGAAAATTGAATGGGGCAGTCAGATTCGTTCTTATGTTTTTCATCCCTACAACATGGTAAAAGACCATCGCACTAATATTGAAACATCCAATATCCAGATGGTTATGGATGGCGGATTGGATGTTTTCATCTCAGGTTATCTGTCTCATAGGGGTAGTAAAAAGGGCGCGGGTAAGATTTCGAGATAG
- a CDS encoding DNA-directed RNA polymerase subunit alpha: protein MPMKWKSIQMPKEMVIDENGTDDHYGRFIIEPLERGFGQTIGNAMRRVLLSSIQGAAFTSIRIDGILHEFSTISGVYEDLTNIILNVKRTNIKLDGDAPKTVILEAIGKGDYSASHFQHDADLEILNPDQHILTLTDDITLRMELRVDSGRGFVTAEMNVQPDAPVGSIPLDAQFSPIEKINFEVENTRVGQRTDYDKLILYVWTNGAISPEDSLSFAAKLIKDHLNVFGHAEQEMEIDEDEKVDEEVLRIRNLLNMRVDELELSVRSSNCLHAANIVTLEDLVRKTESEMLRYRNFGRKSLNELNNILSELGLSFGMDVEKYKEEITTKA from the coding sequence CTGCCGATGAAATGGAAAAGCATTCAAATGCCCAAAGAAATGGTTATTGATGAAAACGGTACCGATGATCATTATGGACGTTTTATCATCGAACCTTTAGAACGAGGTTTTGGACAGACTATAGGCAATGCTATGAGACGAGTGCTGCTGTCCTCTATTCAGGGTGCGGCATTCACGTCAATTAGGATTGATGGAATCTTACACGAATTTTCTACTATCTCCGGCGTGTATGAGGATTTAACTAATATCATCCTTAATGTGAAAAGAACAAACATAAAACTTGATGGCGATGCGCCTAAAACTGTCATTCTTGAAGCGATAGGCAAAGGCGATTATTCGGCATCCCATTTTCAGCATGATGCTGATCTCGAGATTTTAAATCCCGACCAGCATATTCTTACTTTAACCGATGATATTACTTTAAGAATGGAACTCAGAGTTGACAGCGGCAGAGGATTTGTTACCGCTGAAATGAATGTCCAGCCTGATGCGCCAGTCGGCTCTATCCCGCTTGATGCTCAATTTTCGCCTATCGAAAAGATTAATTTCGAGGTTGAAAACACAAGAGTCGGACAGCGCACAGATTACGATAAACTCATTTTGTATGTCTGGACTAACGGCGCTATTTCCCCTGAGGATTCCCTGTCTTTTGCGGCTAAGCTTATTAAAGATCATCTTAATGTGTTTGGTCATGCCGAACAGGAAATGGAAATTGATGAGGATGAGAAAGTCGACGAGGAAGTTCTTCGCATTCGCAATCTGCTGAATATGCGCGTTGATGAACTGGAACTGTCCGTTCGGTCTTCAAACTGCCTTCACGCTGCTAACATTGTTACTTTGGAAGATCTTGTCCGTAAAACAGAAAGTGAAATGTTGCGCTATCGTAATTTCGGAAGAAAATCATTGAACGAATTAAACAACATCTTAAGCGAACTCGGCTTGTCATTTGGTATGGATGTTGAAAAATATAAAGAGGAAATAACAACTAAGGCTTAA